The Ananas comosus cultivar F153 linkage group 20, ASM154086v1, whole genome shotgun sequence region TTGCTCCAACACTGTCTAAGTCGCTTCTAGTTTTTTGCAAATGGAAGTTAATTGTCTCAATTAATGGATATGCAATTCTAAGATTTTGAATCTATCACGATTTCACCAATTTTAGCTCTCCATGCCAATTTCCAACAAATGTTCGAACCCAATATTTATGCTctacacatacatatattagCTTGACGCATGCATTAAATGTACTGTGTACTGATGAGTTAGTCACAATGACAAGCTCTTGATTGTATAAGAAATAACCGGCTTTTTGGAACAGCTGGCAGCTTTAACTAAAgacaaatttaatattttcttatcgATCCTCTGGGCCTTCCTCTTAAGTTGTGTACGAATCTTCGACATCAGCTTTAAAGTTTCATGATTATGGAATCAGATAACTGTTTTTGCAGTAGGTCCCAAAAGGACTCCTTTGATGCCTAGAAGGagccctcctccaccaccttcaTCAAGAGAACAGGTGAGAAACATCTCACCTTCTACTGAGAAGGCTACACAGCACTCTAGATCCTCTCCTGGTATGTCGAAAGCAGCCGAAGCTCCACTAGGGGTATTTTGGTCCACACAGCATGCACAAGATTCGCAAGCCGCTGAAACTAATAAACCCCCCTTATTTGATGAAGAGCCAATAAAACCATCATTCAACCAAAATCAGAATATACTAGACACTAGATCCAGCCCTCCAGCAGAAAGGCCTGTTCGATCTGGACAGTCTGTTGGAAAAAGTGTGCGGACCAACTTTAGGTCCAATGATGGTGCTAGTGAAGACTTTGAAATAAGATTTTTCCCCGATTTGCAGCACGGTTCACACAAAACAAAATTATCTCATCCTGAGAGCAAACCAACCTTTAAGAACGAGGCATCCAATAACTTTGTTGGCGAGTTCGATAGCAATAATGGCAATGTGTCAAGGATTAAAGAGCTTGAATTAGAGTTGGACAACTTAAAGGAGCAGCTAAAGAAAGCTAACTTGGAAAAGGCTGAAATAACATCCAAATATGAGAAGCTGTCTGCCATCTGCCGCTCCCAGAGACAGGAGATTCAGGAGCTGAAGCATGCAATTGCAGCAACCCCATCACCGCCGAACAAAGATGGTTCAAAGAGGGATAGCTCACCAGGAAACTCTCAGGTAAAATCCCTTGTACATCTTTTTTTATCAATGTTTATCAGTTATACAAGCTTTCTGGCTCTTCAATGATGCTTTTGTGTCGTCTCATCTACTAATTTCCgcaagtaaattatatttattatagcaAGTGCCTCCTTGGCCTAGTCCTTTTGCTTTCAGCTACAACAATCTGAGTAGAGCATTGGGGATGTTGTGTCGGAATCTGAAATGAGCCTCTGAGTTCtgaagcaaaagctccaaatagagtttctgtttctttttttgtagAGAGAATTGGGAGGTGcataacaaaaaaaactttagtgCTTCTCCTAGAAGTATTACTCAAACAGCACTTCGTCAAATAGAAATACACGCCACTGTCCGAACGCACAGGCCCAAAGCTTGATAGGCTAGTAGTGTCAAACTAACTTACTGGCCTTAGTCGCATGACTCTAAATGTTTAAGCCTAAATTAACAATACTAATATTCTAGGAACTCCAGCATGGGATATTTGCCGGTGGCTCTCCATCATGTAGCTTTGGGACTGAGCCTGAAAGGTGGCAGGCTTTCAGCAATGAAAAAGCTCAGACTGCATCCATCAATGGCCAGCAGAATTCAACAAAGCAAACAACTGCAGCGCCCTCGAATGATGTGTGGGGCTTCGGTCTTGAAAATTTTAGAGCGACGCCGACACCAAGCGTTGCACATATATCCGCTAGTAAGACTCATGGAAGTTCTTCCCAGAGATTTGGCAGTGGTGTCGCGAGGAAGGTGGAACAGCCATCAGGATGGACTGGCTTCTAGAGTTTCTGCCGAGACAAAAGCTTGTACTGTAGGTGTGTTTGGAGGACGGCAGTAATGACTGAACCACAGCAGCTCTTGATTGGTGGGGTCTTGGCTTGTTCTTTTTGCTGCCATTTTCTGCATATTGATGAAGGCATGTGCAATTGATCACATTAGTAACATAAGAGTAGACTGTTATAcacaaactttagtcaaaacaaaaacgaaagaaaaaaaaaagatacaggGTAAGCCCTTTCTCAATCAATGGGCTATTTATTCAAGTAAGATCAGGAAATTTATCCTGCCATCTATTTTCTACTCTACAAAGGTTCCACAAGTCATAGTAATTTGTTTGGGGGTGAATGAATACTAGGTGGGTTAAACTTTGCTCCTCTCCCTACATACCAATTGTTCAGTTTTCTTCTGTGTATTCTCTCTCTTCATTGGAGTTTTACCTTCTTATTTATCGTTAACACTTGTTACTGCATGGATAGTTCTAATAAGCACATCAATGAGCAAGCTTGTATGCGCCGCCCCGCCTCTCGCATTCCTCCATCTATTGCTTTTGTTCGCATATAAGTATGCTTAATTGTGAACATACTAATGCAGTTGCGTTAACTTTTCAAGTACAATTTTAGGTGTCAAAACCGATCTCTCTCTGCTTTGCGGTATGATATCAAATGGCCATTACGAACTGCAAAGCAGAATATCGTGTCCACATCCAATGCAGTCATAACATAAAATTTGCTTACTGCTATGAACTACGGAGCATTAACACCGACTCAATACGTGCTTTATGAAAGGacatttaaaacaaaaaaaaagaaaagaaaaagaaaaagaaaatttcatgggCCGGCCCACTAACCAGGTGGGGGAGATCCGTTTAGTGGGCCGGGCCGTAAGATGTACAACCCTATCACATTATTTCCACCACAAAAAGCGTGCGTAGCTCGTTGACCATTCCCGACACGTGACTTGATTGATGTTTGTCACGTGCGAATACGTCTATATAATTATACGCCGCTCCTGCTCCTCTTCTGATCCTTCACGGCTTTTTCCCGAATCGTAACGGGATTGAAAAGTTTATTCACTTGGGAAAAATTTCGCCTATAAAAGCCTTTCAGGAGTCCGCTCACCTCTCCCCGCCCCCCGCGTCCCTCCTCGCTTCGACTCCGAGCAACGAGCTCGATCGAAGCGaatccccaaaaccctaacttttcatcttcttccaaaGTGAAGTTGAATGCATCGAATCCCTCTTCGAAGGACACGGTAATGGAGCGATTCGGCCCCGTCGACAGCAGCGGTGAGTCTCATTAGTGTGtttttttgtgctttttggATGTTGTCGAATTGTCAGGGTTTATGTTGCTGTGTTGTTGCGATTTAAGTACATGTTTTCGGGTTTGAATCTTGACCAGAGCTAGCGGGTGATTATGTCTAGAAAAGACATTGCCTTTTTTGATCTACAAGGCGCAGAGTAATGGTGTCGTCGCTTTTGAGTTTATGAGCTTCATTATTTCTTGCTTGCGagcaaattttggatttttctaGTTTGAGCATTGTTAATCTCTCTCTTTCGGCATCAGGGGACATTTTGAGTATAGTGTAATTTTCTACTTTACTCCATGTTTTCACTGAACTAGTGTTCTGAAGTGCTATGGCCTGAATGAAGAATGATTGAAGCAGAGTAGAGAGAACGAGCAG contains the following coding sequences:
- the LOC109725401 gene encoding probable serine/threonine-protein kinase DDB_G0276461 isoform X1; its protein translation is MWRFKPFSGKEPSGLEGRTVDVGNVKITVRNAIAEGGFSCVYIAHDVMHPSKQYALKHMICNDRETLDLVMKEIQVMKLLKGHPNVVTPVAHTILDMGRTKEALLVMEFCEKSLVSVLDSRGTGYFEEKQILLIFRDICNAVFAMHGQSPPIAHRDLKVENVLLGSDGAWKLCDFGSTTTNHKCFDRPEEMGVEEDNIRKHTTPAYRAPEMWDLYRKEVISEKVDIWALGCLLYRLCYLKSAFDGESKLQILNGNYKIPELPKYSTSIVQLIRDMLEGSPNNRPDITQVWFRVNGELPMELQKDLPDGAPSNTGLHPPALNLPDEVGPKRTPLMPRRSPPPPPSSREQVRNISPSTEKATQHSRSSPGMSKAAEAPLGVFWSTQHAQDSQAAETNKPPLFDEEPIKPSFNQNQNILDTRSSPPAERPVRSGQSVGKSVRTNFRSNDGASEDFEIRFFPDLQHGSHKTKLSHPESKPTFKNEASNNFVGEFDSNNGNVSRIKELELELDNLKEQLKKANLEKAEITSKYEKLSAICRSQRQEIQELKHAIAATPSPPNKDGSKRDSSPGNSQELQHGIFAGGSPSCSFGTEPERWQAFSNEKAQTASINGQQNSTKQTTAAPSNDVWGFGLENFRATPTPSVAHISASKTHGSSSQRFGSGVARKVEQPSGWTGF
- the LOC109725401 gene encoding probable serine/threonine-protein kinase DDB_G0276461 isoform X2; protein product: MWRFKPFSGKEPSGLEGRTVDVGNVKITVRNAIAEGGFSCVYIAHDVMHPSKQYALKHMICNDRETLDLVMKEIQVMKLLKGHPNVVTPVAHTILDMGRTKEALLVMEFCEKSLVSVLDSRGTGYFEEKQILLIFRDICNAVFAMHGQSPPIAHRDLKVENVLLGSDGAWKLCDFGSTTTNHKCFDRPEEMGVEEDNIRKHTTPAYRAPEMWDLYRKEVISEKVDIWALGCLLYRLCYLKSAFDGESKLQILNGNYKIPELPKYSTSIVQLIRDMLEGSPNNRPDITQVWFRVNGELPMELQKDLPDGAPSNTGLHPPALNLPDEGPKRTPLMPRRSPPPPPSSREQVRNISPSTEKATQHSRSSPGMSKAAEAPLGVFWSTQHAQDSQAAETNKPPLFDEEPIKPSFNQNQNILDTRSSPPAERPVRSGQSVGKSVRTNFRSNDGASEDFEIRFFPDLQHGSHKTKLSHPESKPTFKNEASNNFVGEFDSNNGNVSRIKELELELDNLKEQLKKANLEKAEITSKYEKLSAICRSQRQEIQELKHAIAATPSPPNKDGSKRDSSPGNSQELQHGIFAGGSPSCSFGTEPERWQAFSNEKAQTASINGQQNSTKQTTAAPSNDVWGFGLENFRATPTPSVAHISASKTHGSSSQRFGSGVARKVEQPSGWTGF
- the LOC109725401 gene encoding probable serine/threonine-protein kinase DDB_G0276461 isoform X3 — translated: MWRFKPFSGKEPSGLEGRTVDVGNVKITVRNAIAEGGFSCVYIAHDVMHPSKQYALKHMICNDRETLDLVMKEIQVMKLLKGHPNVVTPVAHTILDMGRTKEALLVMEFCEKSLVSVLDSRGTGYFEEKQILLIFRDICNAVFAMHGQSPPIAHRDLKVENVLLGSDGAWKLCDFGSTTTNHKCFDRPEEMGVEEDNIRKHTTPAYRAPEMWDLYRKEVISEKVDIWALGCLLYRLCYLKSAFDGESKLQILNGNYKIPELPKYSTSIVQLIRDMLEGSPNNRPDITQVWFRVNGELPMELQKDLPDGAPSNTGLHPPALNLPDEVGPKRTPLMPRRSPPPPPSSREQVRNISPSTEKATQHSRSSPGMSKAAEAPLGVFWSTQHAQDSQAAETNKPPLFDEEPIKPSFNQNQNILDTRSSPPAERPVRSGQSVGKSVRTNFRSNDGASEDFEIRFFPDLQHGSHKTKLSHPESKPTFKNEASNNFVGEFDSNNGNVSRIKELELELDNLKEQLKKANLEKAEITSKYEKLSAICRSQRQEIQELKHAIAATPSPPNKDGSKRDSSPGNSQHGIFAGGSPSCSFGTEPERWQAFSNEKAQTASINGQQNSTKQTTAAPSNDVWGFGLENFRATPTPSVAHISASKTHGSSSQRFGSGVARKVEQPSGWTGF